CGCAGGCGGTCCAGGCTGCCCGCGACAACGCCGAGCGTAATGGGGTTACGGCACTGTTTGCCGACTCGGCAGAACCGGTCGCCGGGGAGTATGATCTCGTCGTGGCCAATATTCTCTCCAACCCGCTCCGTGTCCTGGCCCCCGCCATCTGTGCGCATGTGCGCTCGGGCGGGCGTCTGGCGCTGTCCGGAATTCTCCGCGAGCAGGCCGAGGAAATCATTGGCATCTACGCCAGCTGGCTGCCGCTGGCAATTGCCGACGTGCGCGAGGATTGGGTATGTCTGGCAGGTCGCAAGCCCTGATGCGGACCCGCTGTCCGGTGTGTGGCACGATTTTTCGTGTCACCTCCGAGCAGCTGCGCCTGAAGGCCGGCAAGGTTCGTTGCGGACATTGCCAGGCGCTGTTCAACGCCTTCGATTCGTTGATGCCGGATGAAACGCCGGCGCCAGTGCCTGCGACCCTGCCGGAAATCAACGATGAACTGGTCCTGCGTTCGCAAGCTGCGACGCTGATCGGGCGGGCCGTGCCCGATGAACTGCTGCCGGTACCGAGTGTCGAGGCCATTGCCGACGCCTGGCACGCCGCCGGGCTGGCTTCGCTGGCGCCGGAGAACGAAGCGCCGCCGGAATTGCATGCTGACCCGGAGGAGGTGCAGGCAGAATGCTCGGAGCAGGCCGCAACCGCTGCAGCCAGTGCTGCGGTTGGGGGGGGCGAGGCGTTGTCACGGTCAACCGCCGCGCAGGACGATTTTCCGGAGGCGTCCCGCTTGCCCGAGGCGCTGCCAGCAGATGTGAGCGATCCGCTGCGCCTTGAGCCGCAGTTGCTGTCAGCCCCGGAAGCCGCCGAAGCATCGCTGGAGCCGACCTTCGAACCTGCGCTGGCATCCGATATGCCGGCTGCGGCGACACTGGAAACGCCGGCCGAGATGTCGGGTGAGACGCCGGAACAAAGCACTCAAGCGGCGCGCGATGCCGGCTTGGTCGCCGCGCGCGAACTAAGCGATACGCCAGCCTTCAACCGCTGGGCTGCCGGTACGCTGGCGAATGATGGCTATGGCGGTTTCGCGCCGGAGTCCGCGCGTCCGCAATGGCCTTTTGTGGTCATGGGGCTGGTTTTGCTGCTGCTGTTGCTGGCTCAGGCGGGGCATCATTTCCGTAGCGAAATTGCCCGTAAATGGCCGGAAACGGAAGCGATCTATACGGCTCTGGGCGTGGTCGTCCCCTTGCCGCGCAATGCTGACCTGGTCGCGATTGAAACCTCTGACCTGCAGTCGGATGCCCAGCGCGGATTGTTCGTACTGCAGGCCACGCTGAAAAACCGCGCCGCCTTCCGCCAGGCCTGGCCGTCGCTGGAACTGACACTGACCGATACCCTCGACGGGGTGGTTACCCGGCGGGTTCTGGCGCCGGTCGAATATCTGCCGCCCGGGACTGCAGCCGAGTTTTTTGCCGCCGACAGCGAAATCGGCATCCGCCTGTGGCTGGAGTCGAGCGGCGCGGCTGCGGCTGGCTACCGGCTCTATCTTTTCTATCCCTGATTTTCGAGATTCCTTCATGCGCACGCTGATCTGCGGCTCGCTCGCCTTCGACAACATCATGGTCTTTCCGGACCGTTTCAAGAACCACATCCTGCCGGAACAGATCCACATCCTGAACGTTGCCTTCCTGGTCCCGGAAATGCGCCGCGAATTTGGCGGCTGTGCCGGCAACATCGCTTACAACTTGATGCTGCTCGGTGGTGATGCGCAGATCATGGCCACTGTCGGTGACGATGCCGCACCTTATCTTGCCCGCCTCGACCAGCTCGGTCTGTCGCGTCAGCACGTCCGCCAGGTACCGGGCAGCTTTACCGCGCAGGCCTTCATCACCACCGACCTCGACGACAACCAGATCACCGCCTTTCATCCTGGTGCGATGAGCTTCTCGCACCTCAACAAGGTAGCCGAGGCCGGTGCGCAACTGGGGATCGTCGCGCCTGACGGTCGCGACGGCATGCTGCAGCACGCCCGCGATTTCGCTGCCGCCGGGGTGTCTTTCATCTTCGATCCGGGCCAGGGCCTGCCGATGTTCAGCGGCGACGACTTGCTCGATTTCATCGGCTTGGCCGACTACGCCTGCTTCAACGACTACGAAGCCCGGCTCGCCTGCGACCGCACCGGTCGCAGCCTCGAACAGCTGGCCGGCGAACT
This genomic window from Dechloromonas sp. ZY10 contains:
- a CDS encoding DUF3426 domain-containing protein, which produces MSGRSQALMRTRCPVCGTIFRVTSEQLRLKAGKVRCGHCQALFNAFDSLMPDETPAPVPATLPEINDELVLRSQAATLIGRAVPDELLPVPSVEAIADAWHAAGLASLAPENEAPPELHADPEEVQAECSEQAATAAASAAVGGGEALSRSTAAQDDFPEASRLPEALPADVSDPLRLEPQLLSAPEAAEASLEPTFEPALASDMPAAATLETPAEMSGETPEQSTQAARDAGLVAARELSDTPAFNRWAAGTLANDGYGGFAPESARPQWPFVVMGLVLLLLLLAQAGHHFRSEIARKWPETEAIYTALGVVVPLPRNADLVAIETSDLQSDAQRGLFVLQATLKNRAAFRQAWPSLELTLTDTLDGVVTRRVLAPVEYLPPGTAAEFFAADSEIGIRLWLESSGAAAAGYRLYLFYP
- a CDS encoding carbohydrate kinase family protein → MRTLICGSLAFDNIMVFPDRFKNHILPEQIHILNVAFLVPEMRREFGGCAGNIAYNLMLLGGDAQIMATVGDDAAPYLARLDQLGLSRQHVRQVPGSFTAQAFITTDLDDNQITAFHPGAMSFSHLNKVAEAGAQLGIVAPDGRDGMLQHARDFAAAGVSFIFDPGQGLPMFSGDDLLDFIGLADYACFNDYEARLACDRTGRSLEQLAGELKALIVTRGGEGSEIYADGQRYVIPCVEADQVIDPTGCGDAYRAGLLYGIAHGYDWEKTGRLAAVMGAIKIAHRGGQNHQPSREEIAARYQRAFGALPW